Proteins encoded by one window of Ignavibacteriota bacterium:
- a CDS encoding SBBP repeat-containing protein encodes MCFSTINAQNVSFDWLKSLGGPNNDVLRGVCIDSSGNIYATGSFIGTTSIANQNFVSNGATDIIVNKFDSIGNLLWAKSLGSVSFDYAFDIDCEPNGNFYITGGFRQTLNFSPSISLISSGEMDLFTAKFDTLGNCIWAKSATGYSSEYGNEIVTTANGNVAVIGNTQGTIVFTTDTLFHMDSTDLFLVKYDSNGNEIWCKGLPGLGNAGGRAISTDDFENTIIAGSFAGNIYIDTVIFNSTTVPNNDIYISKFSPTGTLIWAKQFGGTGDDYARGIDADANGNIYVSGVFSNSVNFDGITLAANGSSDIFLMKLDSNGNIIWIKQIGNLGAEEGCEIEALPSGDIFITGGFSQTIILGSNNYTALGMRDVFIAKIDSSGNIIWAKTAGSAMDDVNYAIGLNMYNEDVCTVGTYSGSFTDGLNSITSLGGVDSYISKIKSSLTTSINDIINSSTTIAIHPNPSNTIINVDCKKGFQIYSSTGQLVKQSSQATTQINISDLPTGLYILKTENQQGRFIKTE; translated from the coding sequence ATGTGTTTTAGCACCATAAATGCACAAAATGTAAGTTTTGATTGGCTTAAATCTTTAGGCGGTCCCAATAACGATGTACTAAGAGGTGTGTGCATTGATAGTTCAGGGAATATTTATGCCACAGGTTCGTTTATAGGTACAACAAGCATTGCAAATCAAAATTTTGTTTCAAACGGTGCTACTGATATTATAGTAAATAAGTTCGATTCAATCGGTAATTTGTTATGGGCAAAATCATTAGGCTCAGTTAGTTTTGATTACGCTTTCGATATTGACTGTGAACCGAATGGAAACTTTTATATTACAGGTGGATTTCGTCAAACATTAAATTTCTCACCAAGTATATCTTTAATAAGTTCGGGGGAAATGGATTTATTTACAGCAAAATTTGATACCCTTGGAAATTGTATTTGGGCAAAATCTGCTACTGGTTATTCATCAGAATATGGAAATGAAATTGTTACAACAGCAAATGGTAATGTGGCTGTGATAGGTAATACTCAAGGTACTATTGTCTTTACAACAGACACCTTATTTCATATGGATAGCACCGATTTATTTCTGGTAAAATATGATTCAAATGGCAATGAAATATGGTGTAAAGGATTGCCAGGTCTTGGTAATGCGGGAGGAAGGGCAATAAGTACCGATGATTTTGAAAACACTATCATAGCTGGATCCTTTGCAGGAAATATTTATATTGATACAGTAATTTTCAATTCCACTACTGTCCCCAATAACGACATTTATATTTCTAAGTTTTCTCCTACCGGAACTTTAATTTGGGCAAAGCAATTTGGCGGCACGGGAGATGATTATGCAAGAGGAATTGATGCCGATGCGAATGGCAATATCTATGTGTCAGGTGTTTTTTCTAATTCGGTTAATTTTGATGGTATTACATTAGCAGCGAACGGATCATCCGATATTTTTTTAATGAAATTAGATTCTAACGGTAATATTATTTGGATAAAACAAATTGGTAATTTAGGTGCAGAAGAAGGATGCGAAATAGAAGCATTACCTTCAGGGGATATCTTTATAACTGGAGGCTTTTCACAAACTATCATTCTGGGATCTAACAATTATACAGCATTAGGCATGAGAGACGTTTTCATTGCAAAAATAGATAGTAGTGGTAATATTATATGGGCAAAGACTGCGGGAAGTGCTATGGATGATGTAAATTATGCTATCGGTTTAAATATGTACAACGAAGATGTATGCACAGTTGGCACATATTCAGGCTCTTTTACAGATGGATTAAATTCAATTACTTCTTTAGGTGGTGTAGATAGTTATATTTCAAAAATTAAATCTTCATTAACAACAAGTATAAACGATATTATAAATAGTAGTACAACAATTGCGATTCATCCGAATCCATCTAATACTATTATAAATGTTGACTGCAAAAAAGGCTTTCAAATTTATAGTTCAACAGGACAATTGGTTAAACAGAGTAGCCAAGCAACAACCCAAATAAATATTTCAGACTTGCCAACTGGACTTTATATTCTTAAGACAGAAAATCAACAGGGACGATTTATAAAGACTGAATAA
- a CDS encoding serine hydrolase, whose amino-acid sequence MKKIITFIAVVAFTTNVNAQFNFTPITQLLTDSIGVIGQAGQNCGFMVVQGDSVIYEQYWGTWNNNTYQAIASGSKMPSMALIMRLIDEGYLSPNDTVQNFLPSFSGKPVIRLHQLMNHTSGLPGQSPFISDNSITLQQAVDNIGLNTPMSYTPGTEFRYGGVSMHVAGRMAEIATGMSWDSLFQQKIAIPLGMTNTDYVALGATTNYRIAGGMGTTMPDFSKLLTMLLNYGEFNNAQVIDSLTVKMMQSDQTNGVPLIGTPYSGDPLRENLRYGYGVWVEQETNGETTQYGSQGAFGFTPWIDRCRNIACIFFVRRTLGIIQPTHTELRNLVEQIIPIKLQQPTISLNGNQLQSSYQKGNQWYLNDTLMLGETSQFITPTQSGNYSVKYTSEEGCEIFSDDFNHIVLSVTEHPNQGTVSIFPNPANTIINFDCKKGFQIYSTTGLLVKQSSQPTTQVNISDLPTGLYILKTENQVGRFIKTE is encoded by the coding sequence ATGAAAAAAATAATAACATTTATAGCAGTAGTAGCTTTTACGACAAATGTAAATGCTCAATTCAATTTTACACCTATTACACAACTCCTCACAGACAGTATTGGTGTCATTGGTCAAGCTGGACAGAATTGTGGATTTATGGTAGTGCAAGGCGATAGTGTAATCTACGAGCAGTACTGGGGAACTTGGAACAATAATACGTATCAAGCGATTGCCTCAGGCTCAAAAATGCCATCAATGGCATTGATTATGAGATTAATTGACGAAGGATATTTATCTCCAAACGATACAGTTCAAAATTTTCTTCCAAGCTTCAGCGGCAAGCCAGTCATTAGGCTTCACCAGTTGATGAATCATACTTCCGGACTCCCGGGACAATCGCCTTTTATCTCTGACAACAGTATTACTTTGCAACAAGCAGTAGACAATATTGGGTTGAATACGCCCATGTCATATACACCAGGCACAGAATTTCGATACGGTGGTGTAAGTATGCACGTAGCAGGAAGAATGGCTGAAATTGCTACAGGAATGAGTTGGGATAGCCTTTTTCAGCAAAAAATTGCAATTCCTCTGGGAATGACAAATACAGACTATGTAGCTTTAGGTGCAACAACGAACTATCGTATAGCCGGTGGAATGGGTACAACTATGCCAGACTTTTCTAAACTACTAACTATGCTTCTTAACTATGGCGAGTTCAACAACGCTCAAGTTATTGACTCATTAACCGTGAAAATGATGCAGAGCGACCAAACTAATGGTGTTCCTTTAATTGGCACTCCTTATTCAGGCGACCCATTAAGAGAAAATTTAAGATATGGCTATGGCGTTTGGGTTGAACAAGAAACCAATGGTGAAACAACACAATACGGTAGTCAAGGTGCTTTTGGTTTTACGCCTTGGATTGACCGTTGCAGAAATATTGCCTGTATATTTTTTGTACGAAGAACATTAGGAATTATTCAACCAACCCATACTGAATTAAGAAATCTCGTGGAGCAAATTATACCAATAAAATTACAGCAGCCGACAATATCCCTTAACGGCAACCAATTGCAATCAAGTTATCAAAAAGGTAATCAATGGTATTTGAATGACACCTTAATGTTAGGTGAAACAAGTCAATTTATCACACCTACCCAAAGCGGCAATTATTCGGTTAAATATACATCTGAAGAAGGCTGTGAGATTTTTTCTGATGATTTCAACCATATAGTCTTGAGTGTAACTGAACATCCAAATCAAGGTACGGTTTCAATTTTTCCTAATCCTGCAAATACAATCATCAATTTTGACTGTAAAAAAGGCTTTCAAATTTATAGTACGACAGGACTATTGGTAAAGCAGAGCAGCCAACCAACAACCCAAGTCAATATTTCGGACTTGCCAACTGGGCTTTACATTCTTAAGACAGAAAATCAAGTGGGGCGATTTATAAAGACAGAATAA
- a CDS encoding AAA family ATPase, translated as MFSRLIPSWEQIKNFKQPLTDGEIYLLKFLDDTLKKDETFKEGDDKAKYNGWLIFVQPFLNGSRPDIIIFNPNVGVQIIEVKDWNLNNYSFEKNSMGKWDFYVTDSKGSYPIKSPVKQVEYYKEKLTGQLIPQIGEEIDKNVQRYGLIKTSIYFHKATTEDAQELFKHQVKNYTHFPVFGKNSLTASNLRQIVPDSYLPQSYYWTRDWNKEILFWLNPPFHSIEQGTKLTLNTYQKKFAEPQKGHHRVRGVAGSGKTQVLAYRAGNLASQGYRVLILSFNITLWHYIRDMIARSPFGFSWDKFTFGHFHGFCKDILNEFGEKWPSESGDDEATFREIVPNKVLEVIKKGDYEKYDAIFIDEGQDYYIEWYHMLCHFLTNRDEVVVVCDKKQNIYSREMEWLDKRRGGVEKFGEWIELKTIVRLPEKIAGITRVFSEKFNLNQDVRVDKVERPDLFNQYEEHSVWWNIEEKDWLNKVNEGFEIIKEKGTSTHGSDTVILLPDKNFGLECVKHFETTKNMKVNHVFENEEEKRYHKHKKAFWMGDSRLKISTIHSFKGWEVLNVILYIPENYYGGDDVYDKIVYTAMTRTRQNLIVINANKRYLEFGDGLSKTWR; from the coding sequence ATGTTCAGCAGACTAATACCATCGTGGGAACAGATTAAAAACTTTAAGCAACCGTTGACTGACGGAGAAATATATCTATTGAAATTTTTGGACGACACACTTAAGAAAGATGAAACATTTAAAGAGGGTGACGACAAAGCAAAATACAATGGTTGGTTAATTTTCGTTCAACCTTTTCTAAATGGTAGCCGACCAGACATTATTATTTTCAATCCAAACGTAGGTGTTCAAATTATTGAAGTTAAAGACTGGAATTTGAACAACTATTCATTTGAAAAAAACAGTATGGGAAAATGGGACTTTTACGTTACGGACAGTAAGGGAAGTTATCCAATAAAATCACCAGTTAAACAAGTTGAGTATTACAAGGAGAAATTAACAGGACAACTCATTCCGCAGATAGGCGAAGAAATTGATAAAAATGTTCAACGCTATGGACTTATCAAAACTTCAATTTATTTCCATAAAGCAACAACAGAAGACGCACAAGAACTTTTCAAGCATCAGGTAAAAAACTATACTCATTTTCCAGTATTCGGAAAAAACTCCTTGACCGCTTCCAACTTGAGACAAATTGTTCCAGACAGTTATTTACCTCAAAGCTATTACTGGACAAGAGACTGGAATAAAGAAATTCTTTTTTGGCTTAATCCTCCTTTTCACTCAATTGAACAAGGAACTAAACTGACTTTAAATACTTATCAAAAGAAATTTGCAGAACCTCAAAAAGGTCATCACAGAGTGAGAGGAGTTGCTGGTAGCGGAAAAACACAAGTATTAGCTTACAGAGCAGGTAACCTTGCTTCGCAAGGTTACCGTGTTTTAATACTTTCCTTCAACATTACTTTGTGGCATTACATTAGAGATATGATTGCAAGAAGTCCTTTTGGTTTCAGCTGGGACAAGTTTACATTCGGACACTTTCACGGTTTTTGCAAGGATATTTTAAATGAGTTTGGCGAAAAGTGGCCAAGTGAAAGCGGTGATGATGAAGCTACTTTTAGAGAAATAGTTCCAAACAAAGTTCTTGAAGTAATTAAGAAAGGAGATTATGAAAAGTATGATGCAATATTTATAGACGAAGGTCAAGATTATTACATTGAATGGTATCATATGCTTTGTCATTTCCTAACCAATCGTGATGAAGTTGTTGTTGTCTGTGACAAGAAGCAAAATATTTATAGCCGAGAAATGGAATGGCTTGATAAAAGACGTGGAGGAGTTGAAAAATTTGGCGAATGGATAGAATTAAAAACCATTGTCAGATTGCCCGAAAAAATTGCAGGTATAACAAGAGTTTTCAGTGAAAAATTTAATCTCAATCAAGACGTTAGAGTTGACAAGGTAGAACGACCAGACCTTTTTAATCAATACGAAGAGCATTCAGTTTGGTGGAATATTGAGGAAAAAGACTGGTTAAATAAAGTAAACGAAGGTTTTGAAATCATAAAAGAAAAAGGCACTTCTACACACGGCTCTGACACGGTTATTTTATTGCCTGACAAAAACTTTGGACTTGAATGTGTTAAGCATTTTGAGACAACTAAGAATATGAAAGTAAATCACGTTTTTGAAAATGAAGAAGAGAAACGCTATCATAAACACAAAAAAGCATTTTGGATGGGTGACAGCAGACTGAAAATATCTACAATACATAGTTTCAAAGGTTGGGAGGTTTTAAACGTTATCTTATACATCCCTGAAAATTACTATGGTGGTGACGATGTTTACGACAAAATCGTTTATACAGCAATGACAAGGACAAGACAAAATTTAATAGTTATAAATGCAAACAAACGATATTTGGAATTTGGTGACGGACTTTCTAAAACGTGGAGATAG